The Neisseria subflava DNA window AACAGGTGTAAGATTGCAATACTCGTTCTAATTTAGCAAACTTAAGTAGTTAAAACATTTCAGACGGCCTTGTATATAACAGGCCGTCTGAATTTTTTGATGCTTTCAGAATTTCACTATAACGCCAATACCATCAGACATAAGACCTTATCAGTCAAAAAAATCTACCGATAATTTTTCTAGGTAGGAGTCAGGAACAGCACATCTTTTGCTATCCAACCGACCATCAAAATCAAGTCAAGCAAGCCGCATTCAAAATGCCGATCGAGATGGACACTGCACCAAACAACGCGCCGACGGCAACATTGTTACCGATGAGTTCTGCGGTAGCGCCTTTAATCATCATTGTCGCAGCGAAATAGACAAAAATCTGAATTACGGCTGCGGCAAGGGCCCACAGGATAAAATCGATGAAGCTGACGCTGTGTGCAATGCTTGAGGCAAGCGTCAGACAAAAACCGACCAACGCGCCGCCAAATGACAAGGCGCAGGCAAGGTTGCCGTTTTTAATCAGGCGCAATTCTTCAACGGGTGTAATCCGCAGATATACGGCAGCAAAAACAACGGTCATGGCGATACCTGCCAACATGTATTGCAGGTAGAGCAGATATTGGGACAGAGAAATACTCACGATAAGATTCCTTGGTTTGCAATAAAGTGATTATGCCATATTTTTGAAGATAAACCCTTCGAAAAATATGGCATTTTTAGAAGCGCTTCAGGCCGTCTGAAACGGTCTGATTTTTAATTCATGTTTTATTGTGATAATCGTTGACGATTTTTGTATGTTTATGTAACTATTGCGCACCGTTATTTATTAGAGCAAAGAGGAGAATATGAGCATACTCGCCGCTATCCGCCCTAAAGAGCCTTTGCGCCATTTGCGC harbors:
- a CDS encoding DUF350 domain-containing protein, yielding MSISLSQYLLYLQYMLAGIAMTVVFAAVYLRITPVEELRLIKNGNLACALSFGGALVGFCLTLASSIAHSVSFIDFILWALAAAVIQIFVYFAATMMIKGATAELIGNNVAVGALFGAVSISIGILNAACLT